A region of the Streptomyces durocortorensis genome:
GGGTGATGAAGCTGGACACCACGCGGCCGTCGTGCGGGCGCATGCGCGGGCCGTAGGTGTTGAAGATCCGGGCGATGCCGACATCGAGGCGATGCGTGCGGCGGTAGGCGGCCGAGACCGCCTCGGCGTACCGTTTCGCCTCGTCGTAGACGCTGCGCGGCCCGATGGGATTGGTATTGCCCCAGTACGTCTCCTCCTGGGGATGGACGAGGGGATCGCCGTAGATCTCGCTGGTCGATGCGAGGACGAAGCGGGCGTCATGGCGCAGAGCGAGCCTCAGGGCGTTCTCGGTGCCCCGGCTGCCGACCGCGAGGGTCTCCAGCGGCTGTCTCAGGTAGTCGGGCGGGGAGGCGGGCGACGCCAGGTGGGCGACGGCGTCGACGCCTCCGGCGACCTCCACGGAAACGCTCACGTCGGTGTGCTGGAGAACGAAGGACGGGTCGGACACGAGGTGGGCGATGTTCGTGGGATCGCTCGTCGAGAAATTGTCCAGGCACACCACCGAGTCACCGCGCCGCAGGAGCGCTTCGCACAGATGGGACCCAAGGAAACCACCGCCACCGGTCACGGCAACGCGCATTGTGTTTCTCCAGAAATGAGGAGGGAAAGGTCTCACGCTCACGTTCGGCCCGCACGGATGACCGCACGGCAGGCGGCCGGACGGGCAGATGAGCGGAGTGCTCTCATCAAACGCAGGGAGATAGTATGGGTAGATTGAATGATTTATGTGGATGTCACTCGATGGCCGGGCCGTTCGGGGGGTGGTGTGTCGGCCACCCGTACGCCGCATCGGCGGGGACGACCCCGATTCCGGTTCCTCAGGTGAGCAACGCCCGGCGGGTGTCATGCGTCTGACAGGGCGTGACAGACCTTGCTGACTCCTCCGGCCCCGTCGACACCCTTGACGAGGACGAGACCGTGCGCCCCGGCCCCCTGTGGCGCCATGCCCTGTGGGTGGTGGGTGTCACCGCCGCGGGGGTGGTGCTGGGGTGGCTCGGCGCCCTGTTCCGTATCGGCCCCGAGGAGTACGGGCTGCCGCCCGCCGCTCCGGGAGCGCTCTGGCCGTATCTGGTCGCCTGGAGCGCGATCGGCCTGGGGCTTGCGGCCGTTCTGCGGTATGTGGCGGCGAGGGTTCCGGTCTACTCCCCGGAGAAGGTCGTCGTCGGCGTCGTGCTGATCGGCACGCGGCTCTCCCTCGGGTGGCGACCAGAGCCCCTCGAAGTCGCCGCCCTGGCTCTCGCGGCCCTGGTGCTGGTGGCTGTCTGGTGCGCCGTCGCACTGCGCGGGGCGGCCGTGGTGCGGCGCGCCGAGGGGGAGGCCCGAGCCGCGTAGAGGGAGCGCGCGGACGACAGGCCCTACGGGCGCGGCACCAGGGGCGAGCCCGATGCCTCAGGGCACACTGGGGCAGCCCCCCGAATCCACGTACGAAGGAGTTTGCCGTGGCACTCACCCGTGAAGAGCGCGAACAGTTCCTCGCCGAGCCACACGTGGCCGCCCTGGCCGTGGCGGCGCGGGACAGCGGCCGGGCGCCGCTCAGCGTGCCCATCTGGTACCAGTACACTCCCGGCGCCGACGTGCGGATCATGACCGGCCGCACCTCGCGCAAGGCCGAACTGATCGGCGCGGCAGGCCGGTTCACGCTGCTGGTCGATCGGCTCGAACCGACGATCCGGTACGTCTCCGTCGAGGGCCCCGTCATCGACACCCGCCCCGCCACGCGTGCGGACCTGGAAGAGGTGTCGGCGCGCTATCTTCCGGCCGAGAAGGTCGCCGGTTACGTGGACTTCGCCTGGGAGAACCACGGTGAGCAGGTGGTGATCACCCTGCGGCCCGAGCACTGGGTCAGCTCGGACCTCGGCCGGCTCTGAGGGTTCCGAGCCTCCCCCTGGCGGGTTGCGGCGGCCTGACGGGGGAGGCGGGCCCCATGCGCTCCCGGCCCCTTGACGGCGTGCCTCACCTCACCGGCGCCACCGCGGTGGTCACGGGTGCGAACGGCGGCATCGGCGCGGTCCCCGCTCTCGCGCC
Encoded here:
- a CDS encoding UDP-glucuronic acid decarboxylase family protein; translation: MRVAVTGGGGFLGSHLCEALLRRGDSVVCLDNFSTSDPTNIAHLVSDPSFVLQHTDVSVSVEVAGGVDAVAHLASPASPPDYLRQPLETLAVGSRGTENALRLALRHDARFVLASTSEIYGDPLVHPQEETYWGNTNPIGPRSVYDEAKRYAEAVSAAYRRTHRLDVGIARIFNTYGPRMRPHDGRVVSSFITQALTGEPLTVYGDGKQTRSFCFVDDLVRGLIALLDSSEMGPFNLGNPVERTVSELAGIVLAMTGSPSEVRYHPLPEDDPVRRRPVITRAREVLGWEPEVDITEGLRRTVAYFGARPELLGMSAAAIRGSQNEAVPLTSAATATTAPQSIPGPAVAAAPGMSTPGV
- a CDS encoding pyridoxamine 5'-phosphate oxidase family protein: MALTREEREQFLAEPHVAALAVAARDSGRAPLSVPIWYQYTPGADVRIMTGRTSRKAELIGAAGRFTLLVDRLEPTIRYVSVEGPVIDTRPATRADLEEVSARYLPAEKVAGYVDFAWENHGEQVVITLRPEHWVSSDLGRL